The nucleotide window GCTGGCGAACAGGCAGCATCCTGCTGCTGTTACTCGCCATCCTCCAACATCCGGAGGCCTTTGGGCAGAAAAGCTTTTTATTTAAAGGAAGAGTAAAAGATGCAGACGGAACACCGCTCATCGGTGTGAACGTAGTCATGAAAGGCACCGTTAAAGGTGGTACTACCAATGCCAATGGTGATTTCCAGTTTTCCGGAACTACGGCAACGGCTACACTGGTTTTCTCTTTTGTGGGATATAAGACAAAGGAAGTGGAAGCCAGCAGCCAGCAGGAAGTAAACATCTTCCTGGAACCGGCCAACAAACAAATTGGTGAAGTGGTAGTGGTAGGTTATGGCACCCAGAAAAAAGTAAACCTTACTGGCGCCGTATCAGTAGTAGACGGAAAAACGATGAACACCCGTTCTGTGGCTTCGGCCTCCCTGGCCTTACAGGGTGTAGCGCCGGGTGTAACGGTTACACAGCAGTCCGGTGTACCAGGTGGTGATGCGGGCACTATCCGTATCCGCGGTATCGGCTCCATCAATGCGGGTCAGAACCCGCTGGTACTGGTAGACAACATCGAGATGAGCCTCGATGCGATTGATCCTAACAACATTGCCAGCATCTCTGTATTGAAAGATGCCGCCGCTGCCGCTATCTACGGTTCCCGTGCAGCCAACGGCGTTATCCTCATCACTACCAAAAGAGGGATCAGCGGCGTGAACGTAAGTTATAATGGTTATCTCGCCAAACAATCACCTACCAATCTACCTAAAAAAGTGGATGCGCTGGACCACATGAAACTGTGGGACGTGGCGCAGGTCAATAGTGGTTTGCCTCCTGCTTTTACCCAGCAGATCGCGGATTATGAAAAACTGGGACCAGACAATTTCGCCCGCTATAATACCAACTGGAAAGACCTGATCCTTGTCAACAATGGTATCATGCATAATCACAACCTGAGCCTGTCGGCCGGTACAGATAAGATTAAAGTGTTTGGCTCCGGTGGTTACCTCGATCAGAACGGCCTCACCGCCAACACTAACTTCAAACGCCTCGACCTGCGCTTTAATACAGACATCGCACTCACCAGCAAACTGTCTGCTTCTGCGGATGTAGTGGTAAACAGGTCTGAGCGTACCTGGCCCGGCCAGTCTAATCCGCAGAGCATCATCCGCGGTATGATAGGCCTGCCGGCTATTGCACCCGGTCAGTTTAATACCGGTGAATGGGGAGAAGGATGGTCTAACATGAACCCCGCTGCACAGGCTAAAGACGGCGGCTTCGACAAACGTGTCACTGATTCCCGTATCCTCACCGGTACCCTTACCTACAAACCGATCAAAGGCATGGAACTGCTGGCCAGCTATAGCTCCAACACAGCCAATGGCCATGCAAGACAGCTGCAGGATCAGTACAAGATCTACACAGCGGATGTAGCCAACAACAAACTGCTCTTTGCCCGCAACTGGCCTGCCAACAACGCTTTGTACGACAACACTTCACAAACCACCCGCAACGTGTTCCGCTCTCAGGCCAGCTACAACTGGAATATGGGTCAACATGGTTTCGCTGTACTGGGCGGTTTCACCACAGAGTTGTTTAAAACAAGTTATATCAACACACAGCGTCAGAACCTGATTTCTCCTTCACTGCCATATCTGGATGCTGCAGATCCGCTCGGACAAACACTTTCCGGGTCACAAAGTGAATACGCCATGGCCTCTGCCTATTCCAGGATCAATTACAATTACAAAGAAAAATACCTGCTGGAACTTAATGGCCGCTTTGATGCGTCTTCCCGTTTCAGAAAAGACAACTGGTGGAAACTCTTCCCCTCTGTGTCTGCGGGCTGGAGAATTTCTGAAGAAAATTTCTGGAAGTCTATCAGCAATGTTATTAATAGTGCCAAGATCAGAGGTTCCTATGGTGCATTGGGCAACCAGGACCTGGTGGTAGATGGTGTGCCCAACTATTATCCTACTTATGCGATGTATAGCACCGGTAACGCTAACAACTATTACTTCGGTAATGTGGTGAATGCCGGTTATGCGCTCAGTACTGCTGCCAATCCTTACATCCGGTGGGAGACTTCCAAAATAATGGACGTAGGTGTGGACTTCACCACACTCAACAACCATCTGACTGTTACGGCCGACTATTTCAAACGTAACATCATAGACATGCTGCAGCTGGATGGTGTACCCGCTTATGTGGGACTGGGCGCGCCTTTTGTAAACATCGGCTCTATGCGCAACACCGGTTGGGAACTGGGTATCGGCTGGAAAGACCGTGCCGGTGAGTTCACTTATTCCGTACAGGCCAATCTTTCTGATGTAAAAAATGAAGTGGTGAGCCTGGGTGGTAAAGAATACATTAATGGTGCATTCATCATGCGGGAAGGTTATCCCTTGAATTCCTACTACGGCTATCAGGCCCAGGGCCTGTTCCAGTCGCAGGAAGAGGTGGATAAAGCGCCTTTCCACTTTGCCAATACCAAACCCGGAGATATTCGTTATGCAGACATCAGCGGTCCTAACGGCAAGCCGGATGGTAAAATCGATGCCTACGACCGCGTGGTGCTGGGCAACTCCTTCCCCCGTTATGAATACAGCCTTAACCTCAACGGCCAGTACAAAGGATTTGATCTGAATATATTTTTGCAGGGTGTAGGCAAACGTAACAACTATATGTCCGGCACCGGTGCACAGCCTTTCTATTCCGCCAGTTTCCAGGGGACGATGTTTGAGCACCAGAAAGATTACTGGACACCAGACAATCCCAATGCTGCCTATCCCAGGCTGACGGCTAACAGTATCGCCAACAACTACGTGACTTCTTCCTACTGGATGCGTTCCGGCGCTTATCTGCGACTCAAAAACGTAGTACTGGGCTATACAGTGCCCAAATCTCTGACCAGCAGGGCAAAGATTAAATCCGTAAGGGTATATGTGAGCGGACAAAACCTGTTCACCTGGGATAAGTTCTTCCCTGGTTTTGATGTAGAGCAGACGAATACTGCAGGAGAGTTTTACCCGATCATGAGAACTTACACCGTTGGCCTTAACGTAAACTTCTAAGCCATGAAAAAACTTATTTATAAAATAATTGGTTGCACTTTTTTCCTGGCCAGCATGTCGGGTTGCAACAAGTTCCTGGACAGGGCACCGCTGAGCGCTCCAGCCACCGGCACTTTTCTGAATAATGAAAATGAGATCAATGTTTCCCTGACAGCGGTGTATGCCTCCATCAAATGGGAGTTTGGCCTGGTGCCTTACCAGTCTGGTTCTGATGCATGGACCGATCTGGCCATCCTGCGTGCCAACGATCTGGGAGAAGGAACTTTTGATACCTACAACGCACATCCCAAAGCACTGTGGACGTTTGCCTATGCTACCATCCAGCGTGCCAATACCATGCTCGATGGCATGGTGAAAGCCAAAGCCAGTGTGCCGGTGGCCACCTACAACCGTATGGAGGCAGAAGCCAGAGTACTGCGTGCCTGGTCTTATTTTTACCTGGCCTTTATGTTTGGAGATGCGCCGTTGATCACCAAACCACTACAGCCTACTGATTTTTACAACCAGAAACGTGCACCCAAACAGGATATTGTAAAATTCATCTACGCTGAACTGGATGAAGCCGCCAAATCACTGGACTGGTTGCCGGCTGTAAGAGGCAGAGTGAGCAAGTCGGTAGCTATGGGCCTGAAAGCCCGTACAGCCTTGAACAATAAAGACTATCAGATAGCTGCCGATGCGGCCAAACTCGTGATAGATAATGCAGGCATCTCCCTGAATCCAAAATTCCAGGACCTGTTTACCCGCAGTGGTCAGAAACCCAATGCAGGCAATGAAATCATGCTGGAAGTACTGTATACCGATGCACTGGCCAGTTCCATCACCTACCTGCCGCTGGGTAATGCTTCCCGCGCTGCAGGCGGACAGTCAGGCCGTTTCCCTACACAGCGCCTCGTGGATATGTTTGAGTGCAACGATGGTAAAAGAATTGATGAATCATCCAAATACGACCCGCAGAACCCTTCTAAAAACAGGGACCTGCGCCTGAAATACACGGTGTCTCTGCCTGGCGATACGCTGACTATGAACAACACCACTTTTGTGTATGATATCTACAAGAATACTACTTCGTTCAAAAATGCAGATGGTACCTGGTCTGTAAAAACCAATGCAGATTACGACAATGCCTTTGGCCCTTCCAAAAGCGGTGTCGGTTATCTGTGGACCAAATACACCATGACCGATGAAAACGTGTTCCTGGCCAAAGTGAGTTTTATCCTCATGCGTTATGCAGAAGTATTGCTGACTTATGCCGAAGCAAAAATTGAACTGGGACAGCTTGATGGTACTGTGACAGCGGCTATCAACAAAGTAAGACAACGTGCCGGTCAGCCTGTGGTACCCACTGCTATCGAAACAGATCAGACGGAGCTGCGCAAACTGATACGCCGCGAACGTACCGTAGAACTGGCTGTAGAAGGTTTCCGCTGGTTTGATATCCGTCGCTGGGAGATTGCAGACCTGGTGATGCCCGGCAAAGTAGTGGGGATCGCCAAAAGCGCTGCTACCATGCCATCCATCCCTAACTTTAAAACTTCCGCAGTACACGACCTGAACAGCATTCCGGATTATACCGGCCAGCTGGACCTGCGCTACACCAGAGAAACACGTTTCTGGACACCGAAACTGATGTTGCTGCCGGTACCGCAATCGGAGCGGGATATTAATCCGGGGCTGACGCAGAACAAAGACTGGTAACTATATCATAAAAATCAGTTTAAATCATATTTATCACAGTTATATGAAGAGAAGGAATTTTTTGGGAATGCTGGCGCTGAGTGGTGGTGCTGTTGTAGCCAAACCGGTATTGGGATTGGCTGAGCAGAGCCAGGGGAAGGTAAAGGCGACGGCGAAGGGGAAACGTCGGATGGAGACGATAACGGCCGACCTGGTGATTGCTGGTGGCGGACTTGGAGGAGTGGCGGCTGCATTGGCAGCACTGCACAACAAACAAACCGTGATCCTGACAGAGG belongs to Chitinophaga sp. HK235 and includes:
- a CDS encoding RagB/SusD family nutrient uptake outer membrane protein, coding for MKKLIYKIIGCTFFLASMSGCNKFLDRAPLSAPATGTFLNNENEINVSLTAVYASIKWEFGLVPYQSGSDAWTDLAILRANDLGEGTFDTYNAHPKALWTFAYATIQRANTMLDGMVKAKASVPVATYNRMEAEARVLRAWSYFYLAFMFGDAPLITKPLQPTDFYNQKRAPKQDIVKFIYAELDEAAKSLDWLPAVRGRVSKSVAMGLKARTALNNKDYQIAADAAKLVIDNAGISLNPKFQDLFTRSGQKPNAGNEIMLEVLYTDALASSITYLPLGNASRAAGGQSGRFPTQRLVDMFECNDGKRIDESSKYDPQNPSKNRDLRLKYTVSLPGDTLTMNNTTFVYDIYKNTTSFKNADGTWSVKTNADYDNAFGPSKSGVGYLWTKYTMTDENVFLAKVSFILMRYAEVLLTYAEAKIELGQLDGTVTAAINKVRQRAGQPVVPTAIETDQTELRKLIRRERTVELAVEGFRWFDIRRWEIADLVMPGKVVGIAKSAATMPSIPNFKTSAVHDLNSIPDYTGQLDLRYTRETRFWTPKLMLLPVPQSERDINPGLTQNKDW
- a CDS encoding TonB-dependent receptor: MGKLARRWRTGSILLLLLAILQHPEAFGQKSFLFKGRVKDADGTPLIGVNVVMKGTVKGGTTNANGDFQFSGTTATATLVFSFVGYKTKEVEASSQQEVNIFLEPANKQIGEVVVVGYGTQKKVNLTGAVSVVDGKTMNTRSVASASLALQGVAPGVTVTQQSGVPGGDAGTIRIRGIGSINAGQNPLVLVDNIEMSLDAIDPNNIASISVLKDAAAAAIYGSRAANGVILITTKRGISGVNVSYNGYLAKQSPTNLPKKVDALDHMKLWDVAQVNSGLPPAFTQQIADYEKLGPDNFARYNTNWKDLILVNNGIMHNHNLSLSAGTDKIKVFGSGGYLDQNGLTANTNFKRLDLRFNTDIALTSKLSASADVVVNRSERTWPGQSNPQSIIRGMIGLPAIAPGQFNTGEWGEGWSNMNPAAQAKDGGFDKRVTDSRILTGTLTYKPIKGMELLASYSSNTANGHARQLQDQYKIYTADVANNKLLFARNWPANNALYDNTSQTTRNVFRSQASYNWNMGQHGFAVLGGFTTELFKTSYINTQRQNLISPSLPYLDAADPLGQTLSGSQSEYAMASAYSRINYNYKEKYLLELNGRFDASSRFRKDNWWKLFPSVSAGWRISEENFWKSISNVINSAKIRGSYGALGNQDLVVDGVPNYYPTYAMYSTGNANNYYFGNVVNAGYALSTAANPYIRWETSKIMDVGVDFTTLNNHLTVTADYFKRNIIDMLQLDGVPAYVGLGAPFVNIGSMRNTGWELGIGWKDRAGEFTYSVQANLSDVKNEVVSLGGKEYINGAFIMREGYPLNSYYGYQAQGLFQSQEEVDKAPFHFANTKPGDIRYADISGPNGKPDGKIDAYDRVVLGNSFPRYEYSLNLNGQYKGFDLNIFLQGVGKRNNYMSGTGAQPFYSASFQGTMFEHQKDYWTPDNPNAAYPRLTANSIANNYVTSSYWMRSGAYLRLKNVVLGYTVPKSLTSRAKIKSVRVYVSGQNLFTWDKFFPGFDVEQTNTAGEFYPIMRTYTVGLNVNF